CGTATCCTTAAAATTTTCTAGTACGCTGTTGATATCTATTCTAAGAAAATATAAATCATCTTCTTTAGTAAATGAGATTATGCTTTTAAAGAGTATATATATTGTAATAAAATTCAAAATGCCATTTCCATAAGGAAGACGCATATATAATGCAATATTTGAATACAAAACCATAAGAAAAATAGCAAAGAAGTAAAAAATATCTTTTTTTTCATTTGAATCATAAAATTCCACATTTTCCCTCCTTTTTTGTTAATAAATTATATTTTTAACAAACTTGTACAATATTATATCAAAAAAAAATATCTTTTTCAATAAAAAAATCCTGAGAGTTGTTAATTCTCTCAGGATTTTTTATAATAATCAATAGTTAAGAAATTTTAGTTTTGGAATTGTGACAATAACTTTCTTGCATTGTCTTCATCTTTTATCATTTGACTGATTAATTCTTTTTCAGATGAAAATTTCATTTCTTCTCTCATGAATTTTAAAACTTCAACTTCAATGACTTTATTATATAAATCACCAAAATAATCAAGGAAATATATTTCAACCTTTGGTTCTTTTATATCCAGATTAAAGGTTGGTCTCATTCCAACGCTCATAAGACCGAAATACTTGTATGGTGAATTTTTTACCCCGCCATATACAAGATATACTCCAAATTTAGGGTAAATAATTTTTTCTTTATATCTAATATCAATGTTTGCTGTTGGAAATCCCAGTTTAAATCCAACATGCCTATCTTCATATACGGGGCCTTCCAATGTCCAGTTTCTTCCGAGTAACTTATTTGCTTCTTCAATTCTTCCATTTTGTATAGACCTTCTTATAAATGTTGAACTAATACGTGTTTCTGAAGTTTTTATATCGTTTATTATTTCCACTATAAAATCTTTCTTATGTCTTTCTGCGAGAAGGAAATTTATATCTCCTTTTTTACCTTTACCAAATGTAAAATCTTCTCCGCATACTATACATTTCATTCCATTATTTAAAAGAAAATCCAGGTATTCTCCATGAGTAATGTTGATGACATCTGGAAGTTCAAATACTTCTGTTTCAAAACCCATAGATTGCAAAATTTCTTCTCTTTTATATGATGGGTAAATTAATCCAACAAAATCATTGGAAAAATGATGTAAAGCCGGATATTTCATTATATATGCTTTGGGTTTTAATTGATGTTTTTCCGCATAATCCAGAGTTTTTTTTAAAATTACCTGATGACCTTTATGTACGCCGTCGAAAGTACCAATTGTTACCGCATAATTCATAGTTCCACCTCATATTGATAATTTAACATCTTTAATCAAAGAAAATTTGAGCAAGTTTATAATATTCAAAAGGGACAAGTTTTTTGGTTGCTACACCATATTCCAATGGGATGGAGATAATTTCATTTCCCTTTAATGCAACCATTCTTCCAAAATCTCTTTTTTTGACTAAATTCATAGCTTCTACGCCATATCTTGTTCCAAGTATTCTGTCAAATGCAGTTGGGGTTCCGCCTCTTAATAGATGACCGAGAACTACAGAACGTGTTTCATAACCTGTTTTTTGTTCTATTATTTCTGCAAGATAATGAGCTACACCACCCAATCTAATATGTCCAAAGGCATCTATTGTTGATTTATCTGCAACCACTTCTTCTAATTCTGTTGGTTTAAATCCTTCTGCTACAGCTATTATCATATATCTATTTTTTTTCATTCTTCTATTGACATATGTTACAATTTCATTTATAGTCATTGGAAATTCTGGAATCAAAATTAAATGAGCTCCTGCCGCAAGTCCAGCTTCAATGGTTATCCAGCCAGCTTCTCTTCCCATAAGTTCAACAATCATTACACGTTGATGTGATTTCGCAGTAGAATGCAATCTATCAATGGCATCTGCGCCAACGTTTACAGCGGTATGAAAACCAAAAGTATAATCTGTATTTGAAACATCATTATCTATAGTTTTAGGAACACCAACTACAGGATATCCTAAACTTGAAAGTTTAGCAGCAACTGATAAGGTATCATCACCGCCAATGGCTATTAAAGCGTCAAACCCAAGTTCTTTAAAATTTTTTTCTAAAAGCATTCTATCTTCTTCTCTTTTAAATGGGTTTACTCTTGCAGTTCCGAGAATAGTTCCGCCTAAAATATGAATACCTTCTACATCTTCATTATCAAGTTTCATAACATCTTTTGATAACATACCTTTCCATCCGTTTAAAACTCCATAAATTTCATAACCTTCGCCTGAAGATCTAACAATACCTCTAATAACAGCATTTAAACCGGGACAATCTCCACCACCAGTTAAAATTCCTATTCGCATAATTCTCCCTCCCTGAAATATTAAAATGAAAGAAAATATTTATAATTCATATTTAATATTCAAATCGTCTTAACAGTATTATATCATATGCAGGAGATATTGTATAGTTAGAATGGCTAATTATAATTAATAAAATTTATTTTTGATATTATTGTAATTTTATTAAAATTATAGTATAATATGTATGAATAAGTTAAAGGAGGAATACTATGAATGTAAAAGTAATTAATTCTATTCTCGATGCTTTCTCAAAAACATTTAAGATGGCAACAAATGATATGGATATTGCTATCCAGAAACCTGTTGTTGATAAAGGAGAGGGAAGATCCTATGAAGTTGTTGTTACCATAGGTTTTATAGGGGATTTACACGGGAATATTCATATAGGTCTTTCTGAAGAATCAGCAAGAGCGGTTGTTTCTAAGATGATGATGGGAATGCCTGTTGAAAAACTTGATGAAATGAGTTTAAGTGCTTTAGGAGAACTTGGAAATATGATATCCGGAGCGATAGCAGTGAATCTTGAACAGCTTGGTTATAAGATAAATATTACTCCTCCTTCGATTATGCATGGAAATAA
This is a stretch of genomic DNA from Marinitoga piezophila KA3. It encodes these proteins:
- the ribF gene encoding riboflavin biosynthesis protein RibF; protein product: MNYAVTIGTFDGVHKGHQVILKKTLDYAEKHQLKPKAYIMKYPALHHFSNDFVGLIYPSYKREEILQSMGFETEVFELPDVINITHGEYLDFLLNNGMKCIVCGEDFTFGKGKKGDINFLLAERHKKDFIVEIINDIKTSETRISSTFIRRSIQNGRIEEANKLLGRNWTLEGPVYEDRHVGFKLGFPTANIDIRYKEKIIYPKFGVYLVYGGVKNSPYKYFGLMSVGMRPTFNLDIKEPKVEIYFLDYFGDLYNKVIEVEVLKFMREEMKFSSEKELISQMIKDEDNARKLLSQFQN
- a CDS encoding 6-phosphofructokinase is translated as MRIGILTGGGDCPGLNAVIRGIVRSSGEGYEIYGVLNGWKGMLSKDVMKLDNEDVEGIHILGGTILGTARVNPFKREEDRMLLEKNFKELGFDALIAIGGDDTLSVAAKLSSLGYPVVGVPKTIDNDVSNTDYTFGFHTAVNVGADAIDRLHSTAKSHQRVMIVELMGREAGWITIEAGLAAGAHLILIPEFPMTINEIVTYVNRRMKKNRYMIIAVAEGFKPTELEEVVADKSTIDAFGHIRLGGVAHYLAEIIEQKTGYETRSVVLGHLLRGGTPTAFDRILGTRYGVEAMNLVKKRDFGRMVALKGNEIISIPLEYGVATKKLVPFEYYKLAQIFFD
- a CDS encoding chemotaxis protein CheX, coding for MNVKVINSILDAFSKTFKMATNDMDIAIQKPVVDKGEGRSYEVVVTIGFIGDLHGNIHIGLSEESARAVVSKMMMGMPVEKLDEMSLSALGELGNMISGAIAVNLEQLGYKINITPPSIMHGNNIIFIKDGVSLRFPLTIEGKYSEEFFVVLKSAI